In the Bacillus amyloliquefaciens DSM 7 = ATCC 23350 genome, AGTCCGAGCCCGGCATCGGCTTCTTCTGTTATGCCGTCTGATATCACGCACGGCACCCCGGAAGCCTGCGCTTCAACGAGCGTGACAGGCAGCCCCTCATATAGAGACGGCATGACAAATACATCCAGCGTTTTCAGCAGATCATGAACGCGCTCCTCTACGCCGATAAAACGCACATCATCATCAAGCCCCAGCTTCTCCGCCAGTTTTTCCATATCGGTGCGAAGCGGACCGTCTCCGGCGAGAATCAGCTGAAAGCCGATGCCCCGCTCTTTCATATCAGCGGCCAGCCGGAGCAGAAATTGGTGGTTTTTCTCCTCTGTAAAGCGGCCGATATGTCCGATTGCCAAACGGCCGCCGGCAATGCCCCGCTTCCTTTTTTCCGATTCTGTGTCCGCACGCCCGCCGGCAAATAAATCGAGATCAATGCCGTTCGGCAAAAGATGCACATCTTTTTCTTTACCGAATAAGAAACGTCCCGCCTCTTCCCCGCAGGCGCACAGCGCGGTGGCGTTTGCCGTGATCATCCGTCTGAATACAAATAGCTGCATCCCGGCAAGCCGCGACGACCGCCCCCGCCACGACGTGCTGTGAGAATGGCAGATCCTCACCGGGACACCGGCTAAACGCGCAGCCAGCGCGATAAATCCCGATTGAAAATCGGTATGGGCGTGCACGGCGGCAAACGGGCCTTTTTCCTGAATCACCCGTTTGACCTGTTTCACAAATGTTATCGGATTTGTGCTGCCGATGCTCGGCACATAAAAAAGCCGTCCGCCGAGAGTAAGAATTTCCTCATCATAAGCGCACGGATCGTTCCTATGGGTTAAAAAATCAAACTGCACCTTCGTTCTGTCCATCTTCCGGTACAAATTCATCATCATCGTTTCTGCGCCGCCTCTGTTCATCCCGCTGAAGATGTGCAGCACCCGCACAGGTGTGTCAGTCATGTTCGGCAAGCCCTTCTTTTTGGCGGATGTCCCTGTTTTTATGATAACGGTTCATGACCGCGGGCGGCGTAATGGCGCGGATGAGCGGCTTTGCGATATACACGTAATGGGAAAACGGCAGCTTCAGCCGTCTGCACGCCTGAAAAACGAGCACAGCATTATCAATGGAATACGTGAACGACCTCCGTTTAAACGCATCGCTGTCCTCTCTCACTTTATACAGCGTTTCTTGGAGATTGTACCCTCTGAAGCCCTCTTCAAAAAAGCGCAGCCACAAATCGATATCCTCCATCCGCCGCGTCCGCCTGACTGACCGGTAGCCGCCGAGCGCTTTGTACGCTTCGGCCCGCATCATAATGGTGCCGTGGCAGAACGGTGTGCCTTTCGCCATGATTTCCGGTTTCGGCACCGGCGGCAAAAGCCGGGCGCCCCTCACGCCGAATTCGTCAAATACGAGCATACCCGTGCCTACGACTTGATAGTGGGCGTGCTTGTTTAAGAAAGCGGCCTGTTTTTCCAGTCTCCTAGGGGCGGAGATATCGTCTCCGTCCTGTCTGGCGATATAATCCCCCGACGCGTATGTCAGACAGCGGTTCAAAGAAGCGGCAAGCCGTTGATTTGTCCTATTTTGAATCAGCGTAATCCGGTCGCTGTAATGATCCGCGTAACGGCGCGCAATCTGATACGTTCCGTCAGTTGACGCGTCATCACACATAATCAGCTCCCAATTCTTATAAGATTGGCTCAGGATGGATTCAATACTCTCCGCCAATGTCTGTTCGCAATTATAAATTCCCATGATGACGGAAATTTTCGGTTGTGCTCCTGCATTCATACGCTTTTCTCCTTTTTATCCATATAACCGGCGTAAATATGCTCCATTTCCTTTACCGTGCGTGTTTCTGAAAAGCATTCCGCCGTACGGCGCCCTTTTTGCCCCATTGCTTTTCGCAGGCCGGGGGAGCGGTACAGCTTTCCAATCCGATCGGCAAACGCCGCGCTGTCTCCGGCCGGCACGAGAAAACCGTTCACGCCGTCTTCGATGATCTCACGGTGCCCCCTGTTATCTGCGGCAACGGCGGGCTTTTCGGCAGCCATTCCCTCAAGGACATTCATGCCGAGCCCTTCCCGGATACTTGAGGCGACAGACAGATCAGCAAGCTGAATGAGTTCATGAATGTCCCGGCAAAAACCGTAAAACCGCACAATATCGGATACACCGAGTGATTCAGCCTTTTTTCTGTACGACTCTTCCATCGCGCCTTCTCCCGCAAATACAAGCTTCAGCTCAGGGATGCTGTTCTTCAGCAATGCCGCAGCCTCAATGAGGATACCCTGGTTTTTATTGCTGTTTAATTCAGCTGGATAAACGAGGATAAATTCTCCGGCGGTGAAGCCGTGTTTTTCTCTCAGACGTTCACTCTCTGCCCGGCTTACAGGCCGAAACCTGTCCGTATCAACGCCGATGCCGTGTATTTTTTTCGCGTCGCAATCGGTTTTTTTCATTTGCTTGGCCCGTTCGTAATCCTCTTCATTAATGGTAATCAGGCAATCCGTATAAGAAGAAAGAAATTTTTCGATCGGGTAATAAAGAAGCCAATTTTTCAGAGGCGCTCCCTCACAGAAGTGAAAACCATGCGCGGTGTAGAGCACCTTTGTCCCTTTTTGGCGTGCTTGTCTCGCGGCAAGGCGGGCGAGCACGCCGCCGACCGGCGTATGGCAGTGAATCATGTCATAGCCGTTATCCTGAATGAGCCGTTTCAGCCGTCTGTAAACAGAAAGGTTTTCGGGATGAAACGGTGAGCGCCGGATCGGAACGGAAAACTTTTCATTCACGAACGGCAGATTCATATCACCGCCTGCCGCGACGTGCACCTCCCAGCCCATATCCTGAAACCATTGAAAATACGGAAGATGAAAGGCTTTAAAATGATAATCGACAGTGGCGCAGAATAATACTTTTTTCGTCATCTTTCTGACCTCCCATCACACGCCCGCGGCCGCTTCTTCATGTACTGATTCGATTGCCTCAAACAGCCGTTTTCTCAGCTCTTCCTCAGGCAGACGGCTGAATTCTTCCATAAAGCGGATAAGCACGGCCCAATCCCCGTCTACCGCTTTTCCGATATGGATTTTCGGAAAAATCTGTTCCGTATGTACTTCATTATGATTCAGCAGTTCTTCATACATCTTTTCTCCCGGCCGGATGCCGGAGAATTCAATAGGAATCTGTTCTGTCGTATAGCCTGATAAATGAATCAGGTTTTTTGCCAGATCGACGATTTTGACGGGTTCTCCCATATCCAGAACGAAAATCTGCCGCCCTTTTGCAAGCGCCCCCGCCTGAATGACGAGTCTTGACGCTTCGGGGATCGTCATAAAATATCTTGTCATCGCCGGATGCGTGACGGTGACGGGTCCGCCTTTTGCAATCTGCTTTTTGAAAATCGGAATGACGCTGCCCCGGCTTCCGAGCACATTTCCGAAACGGACGGCGGCGAATTTGGTGCGGCTGATTTTTCCGAGGTTCATGATGACCATTTCCGCAAACCGCTTCGTCGCCCCCATAACATTGGCCGGATTGACCGCTTTATCAGAAGAAATCAGCACGAACGTTTCCGTTCCGCACATATCGGCGGCCTCGGCGACATTTTTTGTGCCGAGGATGTTGTTTTTGACAGCTTCCTCCGGGTTATGTTCCATTAACGGCACATGTTTATGGGCAGCCGCATGATAGACGACGTGCGGCTCGTATTTTTTCATCAAGGTAAAGATTTTATCTCTATCCTGAATATCGGCGATCTCCGCGTGAAAAAGCACCTCTTTCCCAAAGCGTGCTGACAGTTCGCCATGCACGGAATAAATGCTGTTTTCCCCGTGGCCGAGAAGGACGATTTCACGCGGACGAAACGAGCTGATCTGGCGGCAGATCTCAGAACCGATAGAGCCGCCGGCACCCGTGACCAGAATCGTTTTTCCCTTTATGCTGTCAGAAATTTTGCTCGTATCCAGAGTGACCGGTTTTCTGCCGAGCAAATCTTCGGCGTTTACATCTCTGATGTGTCCGGCAGCCTGCGTTCCGAGCAGGATCTCATCAAATTGCGGCATGATTTTAATATGGGCGCCCGTCTGCACACATTCTTTGTATAAAGTCTGAAGCTCATGGGTTCGCAGAGACGGAATGGCGATGATGATATGGTGAATTCTCAGCCTCTGCACCGCCGGCAAAATGCTTTCTTTTCCGCCGATGACGGGCAGCCCCATAATCTCGAGCTTATGCTTCGTCTGGTCATCATCAATAAAAGCCACAGGCATGATTCCGAGATCGTTTTTCTGCGTAAGCTGACGGGCGAGCAGCGTCCCCCCCGCGCCAGCGCCGATAATCAGCGCCCGTGAAGAGTCATTTTGCTTCTTGCCGATCGTTTCTTTCAGCACGCGCGAAATCATCCGGCTGCCTCCGATAAACAATAGCTGAACCATCCAGCTGACGGCTAAAAGCCGGAACAAAATCGTGTGGAACACCCCATATTGAACGGCGGCCGTCACCGCTGCGGACAGAGTGATCCCCTTCAGCAGGGCAAGCAGCTCCCCTATTCCCGTATACGTCCATACCTGCTTATACTGGTGAAACATAAAAGCGCATACATGGTGGCTGATCAGCATGCTCACCGCGGTCAGCAGGAGCGCTCCGGAGTCATAAAAGTGATAAGAATCCTCAAAAAATTGATATCCTATAACAACGGAAAGTAAAACGAGATACGTATCCAATGCAAAAATCATTGAAAGTCTTCTCCGGTAAGTCAATCTTTCCCCTCCTCATTTATCGGTTTAGCTGATACGGTTTTCGCAAAAAAACAGGCATAACAGCTAAGCCGATAAAAACGCGGCATTTTAAGATAAATTGGGCATTTAACCCGTCCTCACACCCCGCCACCGACGACCAGCATCTAAGGCAGCGAAAATCGCTGCCCACAGCAGAGCCGAGTGCCTCCGTTGATAAAGGTAAGGAGACATCACCTTCACCGCTCAATACGAGTAGTGTTCTGTTTTTTTGATTTTCTTTTTATTCAAAAGCGCGCCCAAAAGCTTCGCCTTCGACTGCTGAAGCGCGTCTTTCGCCTTTTGGACGGTATCCATTTTTGTTTTTCCGCTCAAAACGACGAGAACGCTTCCATCCGTCTGGTTCGCTAAAACCTGTCCGTCCGCCACCGCCAAAAGCGGAGGTGAATCGAAAATGACCAGACTGTATCGGCTGTACATCTCCTGAATCAGCTCTCCCATCGCTTTAGAGGACAAAAGCTCAGCCGGATTCGGCGGCGTCGGACCGCTCGTTAAGACATAAAGATTATCTATCAGTGTTTTTTGCACCGTTTCGCCGAGGGAAGCGTTTCCGACTAACACATTCGTAAGGCCTTGTACATTTTCAAGCTGATAGGTCTCATGTATCGTCGGTTTTCGTAAATCCGCATCGACGAGCAGCACCTTTTTTTCCTGCTGCGCAAATACCGCGGCAAGGTTGGCGGCGCTGAATGATTTTCCTTCTCCCGGAACGGAAGAAGTGACGAGAATAGAGCGCAAATGGGTCTGTACAGAGGAAAACTCAATATTTGTCCGAATGGTGCGGTATTGTTCAGCTACCAATGATTTGTGGTGTAAAACGGATATTTGAGCCAATCCCCGTCTTGACTTCTTTTTTCTGAATCCCAAATGCCTCACTCCCCGAAATGTTTTTCATCAGACCGTGTCTTCTGATTTTTGATATCATACACAACCCCTAAAACAGGCAAGTCTGTTTTTTCGCTGAGCTGCCGCTCGCTTTTAACGGTTTCATCAAGAAAGTGGAGAAAAAACGCAAGCGTCACACCGGCCATAAGGGCCGCACCGAATGCCATCATGATATTCCGGATGCGCGAAGGCTTGACCATCGGGCTTTCCGATGCTTTTGCCTCAGACAAAACGATGACGCCTTTTATATTCATCCTGTCGCGGACTTCTTTTTTAAATGTTTTCATCAGCGTGTTCGCTATTGCGGCGGCCTGTTTCGGATTCTCATCCTGCACCGCTGCGGTGATGATTTCTGAATCGGTTTCGCTGCTTGTCGTGATCTTTGCTTTCAAAGCGGATGCCGTCTCGGAAAGATGGAGCTTCCGCTTCACTTTCTCAATCACAACCGGGCTTTTCATTATCGTTTGAAACGTGTTGTTGTAATGGAGATTCAGCTGGATGTCGCTGAGATTTGATTTTTTTTCACCGCTTGTTTCATGAATGAGCACCTGGGTTGACGCCTGATAAACGGGCGAAATCACTCGAAATTGGATGTATCCCGTCACCAGCGTCACTACTGCTGTCATGATAAAAATCAGTAAAAATCTGCGCTTAATAATGTCAAATAATTCTTTAAAACTCATATTCTCATTCATGTAATATACAGCCTCATCCTTGATGCATCAGGCTTAAACGCCCCCTTCTGTTAATGATTGGATTATAAAAGAAAAGCTCGAAATTTGAAAATTTCAAATTAAGCCATTTAGTTCTTTTTAGAGAACGTTATCATGATTTTCCTCTTATTTACTGCACTTACCTTATAATTTTAAATTTTATAAAGAACAAAAAATTTCTTATAATGAACAAAAAAATGCCAGTATACAGGGGAGAATTCAGCATAATGATTGGAAGAATAATACGTTTATACCGCAGAAGAAAAGGCTACTCAATTAATCAGCTAGCAGTCGAAGCAGGTGTCTCTAAATCTTATTTAAGCAAGATAGAACGGGGGGTTCATTCAAATCCGTCTATTCAATTTCTAAAAAAAGTGTCCGCCACCCTGCAGGTCGATCTGACGGAGCTTTTTGATGCCGAGACGATGCTGCATCACATGGGAGACACGGAAGATGAGTGGCGCATCCATCTTGTGCAGGCCGTGCAGTCAGGCATGCCGAAAGAAGAACTGTTCACCTTTACGAACAAACTGACTGAAAAACGGCCGGAGCCCGCACCCTACCGCAACAGAAAACTGACTGAATCCAATATTGAGGAGTGGAAAGCGCTGATGCAGGAAGCGAAAGAACTCGGCTTGTCCGTTCAGGAAGTCAGATCATTTTTAGAACGGAAGCGTTACTAATCATATGCTGATGAAAGGGCTTTTATTTCCATCTTGTCATCATCTCCGTTTATAATGAAATGAAAAAGGGGGATGAAATAATGACAGAACTTACTGTTCAAACCCGCTGCGGCGCATTGAAGGGAACTGCCGGTCACGGTGTCCGCACATGGAAGAGCATACCGTATGCAAAGCCGCCCGTGGGAGAGCTGAGATTTAAAGCGCCGGAGCCGCCCGTACCTTGGGACGGCGTAAAAAATGCCGACTCGTTCGGGCCGGTTTGCCCGCAGCCGGCTGATTTGCTGTCGATGTCATTTTCCGGAGATGTACCGCCTCAATCTGAAGATTGCCTTTACCTCAATGTGTTCGCTCCCGATTCAGAGGGCGGGAAACGGCCTGTCATGGTATGGATTCATGGCGGCGCATTTTTCCTAGGTGCCGGAAGCGAACCGACTTACGACGCATCTGCTCTTGCCGCTGACGGAGATGTCATTGTGGTGACACTTAATTACAGACTCGGGCCGTTCGGTTTTTTACATTTGTTTTCTATTGATGACACATATCCCGGCAATATCGGCATGCTCGATCAGATCGCCGCGCTGCGCTGGGTGAAGGACAATATCTCCGCATTCGGAGGAGACCCTGATAATGTCACGGTATTCGGTGAATCGGCTGGCGGCATGAGCATCGCCTCACTTATGGCCATGCCTGACGCAAAAGGCCTGTTTCATAAAGCCATACTGGAAAGCGGCGCCTCTCAGACGATGACGGCGGACGTGGCAAAAGAGATCACAACAGCATTTATTCAAGAAGCCGGCACTGATCAATTGCAGGAGCTTTCCGTTAATGACATTCTCAAGACTGCGGATAAGTTGCGGAATACAATAGATCAAAGCATTTTTCATCTTTTGTTTCAGCCCGCCATCGATCCGGCCACATTGCCTGCGGAACCGGCCAAAGCCATAGCAGACGGGGCCGCGGAAGGCATACCAATGATCATTGGAACCAATCGTGATGAAGCATATTTGTTTTTCACCCCTGATACAGACATTCATTCCGAGAAAAAACAGCAAGAATATTTGCTTTATCATCTCGGAGAGAACAGCGCCAAGCTAGCGGCAGATTTATATCCGCATTCTTTAACAGGACAAATTGATATGATGACGGATCTGAAATTCTGGCGGCCTGCCGTTGCCTTTGCACAAGAACAATCGCAATACGCGCCCGTCTGGATGTACCGCTTTGATTGGCATGGCGAAACACCGCCGTTTCATAAAGCGGTTCACGCTCTGGAATTGCCGTTTGTGTTCGGAAACTTTGATTCTTTGAAAAAGACGCTGAAGGAACCGCTCAGCGAAGATGTAAAACAGCTCTCCAAGCTGATTCAATCCGCATGGATCGCTTTTGCAAAAACCGGAAAACCGGACACTGATCAGCTCCATTGGCCTCAGTATGAAACAGGTTCGCGTGAGACCATCATTTTCAACACATCCGTCTCGACGGAAAGCGATCCCGATTCAGCCAAACGCCGCATTCTGTTTCAAGCATAAAAAAACCCCCAAGGGATCGGTTCCCTTGGGGTTTCGTTTTCATCCCACTTCAGACATCAGTCAGCTTCAACCTGGTCATTCGGTTTCGCAGAATACCCATTTCCATATTAATCCTTATATGTTATATTCTATTACAACTAATAATCTAACCATTCATAAAGGAGTTTTTATATGGAGAAATCAAATATTATCGGCACAGCTGCCGTTATTATCGGAGCGCTTATGCTCTTAGTTTCTTATCTCTTCCTGCGCGGCACTGATTTCTATGCCGTGAGGTGGATAGGGGCTGTGATCATGGTTGCAGGATTTTCATGCGGGCCGGCCCACACAATTTCAAAAAATAAAAACAAACATGAAAAAGAAACCCGGTAACCTTACTGGGTTTCTTTCATATATTTCATTCTATCTCACTTCATAACGCAATTCCGCAAATTGCTTGTAGCGCCGGACATCCGTAAGCTTCAATGCGGTCTCCGTCTCTCCCGGTCTGAATAACGGAATACCCCGGCCAAGCAGAACGGGAGCGACCTGAATGATAAACTCATCGACAAGCTCCTCTTTCAATATCGGCTGCAGCAGATCGCCCCCGCCGACAATCCAAATCCGCTTGCCATCTTGGCGTTTCAACGCTTGTATAAAATCGGCAGGTTCTTCATGAATAAACCGCACATCTTCAGTACGCCCGGTCAATGTCCGTGAAAACACATAGCATTCTTTCCCCTTATATGGAAATTCATCAGGGAATAAAACCAATATTTCCTCATATGTTTTTCTGCCCATGATGATCGTATCGACAGATTCATAGAAGTCTGCATAATCGGTGTCTTCTTCACCTTCAGTTCCGATCAGCCAATCCAAAGAATGATTTTCCCGCGCAAGATAGCCATCTGCGCTGACAGCTCCGTAAAAAACGAGCTTTCTTTGACCGCTCATGAAAACCCCTCCCCTTTTTACAAGTTCATATTGAGTTCATACAAACCTATTATACTGCAAGAAGCCGGATAAACCGGCAGTTAAAAAATTGAGGTGAGTATAAATATGAACAGCCAAGAAAAACGAATTGCGATTATCGGTGCAGGGCCCGGCGGTCTGACACTGGCGCGCATTCTGCAGCAGGGAGGGCTCGCCCCGGTCATTTATGAGCAGGAGACATCACCGGCTGAGCGGCAGCAGGGCGGAACGCTTGATTTAGATGAACAAACCGGACAAAAAGCGCTGCAGGCGGCCGGCCTTCTCGGCTCCTTCCGGTCGATCTGCCGTTATGAAGGGCAGGCGCTGAAAATCACAGATAAAAAAGGAACCGTTTTTGCTGAGACAGAACCTGAAAAACTGACGGATCATGGGCGGCCTGAAATTGACCGAACCGAACTTCGCAGACTGCTGCTGCAATCGCTGAAAACGGACACGATCAAATGGGGACATAAGCTTTCTCATGCCGTTCCGCTTGAGAAAGGAGGTCATAAGCTCGAATTTGAAAACGGACATACAGACGTCTTTGATCTTATCATTGCGGCGGACGGCGCCTTTTCCCGGGTTCGTCCCCTTCTCAGCGATGCGCCTGTTGAATACTCCGGAATCAGCATGATTGAGCTTCATATTATGAATGCGGCGGCTGACTTCCCTGACCTCGCCGGTTTTCACGGCACGGGAAGCATGTATGCCCTTGATGACCGGAAAGCGATTATGGCCCAGCTCAATGGAGACGGCACAGTCCGGGTCTATTTATGCTTTGCCGCCGGCAGGTATTGGATAGATGAAAACGACATAGATTATGATCAGCCCGAGGAAGCGAAGCAGAAACTTCTGGAGCTTTTTGAGGACTGGAGCGACGACCTGAAACATTACATCCAATACGCAGGAGAAACCATTCTGCCGCGAAGACTGTACAGCCTGCCCGTGCAGCATAAGTGGGAGCACAAACAAGGTGTCACGCTGATCGGTGATGCCGCCCATCTCATGACGCCGTTTGCCGGGGCGGGAGCCAATCTGACTATGCTGGATGCGGCGGAACTCGGGCTTTCTATCTTACACAATGCTGATACAGACAAAGCGGTAAAACAATATGAAGAAAAAATGTTTGCTTATGCGGAAGAAACGGCAGCTGAGACCGGCTCACACATGAAAACATTCTTCTCAGAGAGCGCCGCACAGAAGATAGGCGCCATGATGAATGCATTTTAAATCTGATATATGAACTGGAGGTGCGCTGAAAGTAAAGCTTTCGGCAAACAAATGACAGAAAAAGCGAAATGTATCCCTATTCATTTACACATCCCGATCCCGGCAATGCCGGATGGACAATTCACGATGACACCGACACTGTTTCATACAGACAATGATTTGATTCTCGTTGACACGGGAATGCCCGGTATGGTGAAAAACATCGTAATGCAGCTGGAAGCTGCGGGATTTTCACCCGGGGAATTAAACGGCATCTTGCTCACCCACCAGGACATTGATCATATCGGAAGCGCCGCACAGCTGAAAACGAAATTTCCGGACATTGAAATTTATGCCCATGACGCTGATAAACCTTATATACAGGGAGAACTTCCCCTCCTTAAAACACTTCCGAATTCCCTCGCTGCGCAAATGTCTTCCGACGGCAAGCAGACGTCCGGACTGACCGTCACTCATACCGTTACAGACGGAGATCAACTGGCCGGCGGGCTGACCGTGATCCATACACCCGGGCATACACCGGGGCATATCAGCCTGTATCATTCGGCCTCGAAAACGCTTATCGCCGGAGACGCCCTGATCGTCAGAGGCGGGGAGCTTCAAGGGCCGAATCCGCCTCAAACTCCTGACATGGAAGAAGCCTATCGGTCCGTCGCAAAACTGGCATCCTATGATATCGAAAAGGTCATCTGCTATCACGGCGGACTATACGATAGAGACGTTAACCGCAAAATCGCACAGATTGCCGCAGCAGGGCCTCCTCTTAAAAATAAGGAATAACAGCAAAAAACCCGGCCGTCACCGGGTTTTAGTTTCTTCCTGCTTTTGAGATACTGTTAAGATGCTGTCTATCCATCTTCCGGTAATCGGCATAAAGAAATGAAGGATCATTCCTCCTAAACAAACGGTGAAAAACGTTCCAACGCCTACCGGTCCTTTTAAGATCAATGCCAATATGAAAAATACGAAGTAAATGACCGTTCTTGAAAAAAAGATGCTTCTTCCGGTTAATTCGCGGATAATTAACGTTAACCGGTCAACCGGGATCGGTGCGAAATTTGTGTGCAGATAAGTCGCGGTGCCTATCCCTATCACAACCAAACCGATTGCAAAACACCCCGCTTTTCCGTACCATAGTTCAGGCGTGATGATTCGATGCAGGAAAAAAAGCCACAAATCAATCCCGATTCCCGTGATAAACGCGGTAATCATTCCTGAAAATTCCGGTCTTTGTCTTTTTAACATTGAATTACAGCAAATTAACAGGAAAGCTATAATGACTTCCCAGCTTCCCACGGTAAGGCCTGCATTTACAGATAGTCCCACGATAAGCGCATCAAAAGGCGATGTTCCAAGATCTGATTGAATAGTGACAGAAATACCAAAGGTCAATATGATGATTCCCAAAACATAAAAAACGTATTTCACTTGATCAGCCTCATTTTATAATTTTATGTTGCAAATACAATAAAATTACGTTATGTTTACTATACGGTATTTTCATTGCAAATACAACATAAATCAACTGAAGAAAGGAGATGTATGAAGATGAGTATCAAAATAAAAAAGTGCAGCCTTAACGATATAACAGCACTCCGAGAGATAAGCATTGAAACATTCAATGATACATTTAAAGATCAAAATTCACCTGAAAATATGAAAGCTTATTTGGAAACTGCATTTCGCTCTGAACAGCTGAAAACGGAATTATCCAATCCCTCTTCGAAATTCTATTTTGTTTATTATGACGATGACCTTGCCGGATATGTAAAAGTCAACATGAACGAAGCTCAATCAGAAAAAATGAGTGAAGATTCTCTAGAAATTGAGAGAATTTATATAAGAAAGAACTATCAGAAACACGGACTTGGAAAATTTCTGCTGAATCATGCTGTAAAAATCGCAACTGAACACAATAAAAAGAACATCTGGCTGGGCGTATGGGAAAAAAACGAAAATGCAATCGCCTTTTATCAAAAAATGGGGTTTATTCACACCGGAGAACACTCTTTTTATATGGGGAATGATAAACAAATCGACTTTATCATGACGAAAAACCTGTCGTAAAAGCCGCCGGATTGACTCATACAAAAAAACCCGGCCAAGCTGCCGGGTTTTTTCTATTATTTTAATTTTCCCGCGCGAATATCATCAGTCATTCCTTCGTACGGCGCTTCTGAAATCAATGCTTCGTTATTGATTCCCGCATTGTTGAGATACGTAATATCCGCAAACTCGGGAACGACATATTTCGGGTACGTGTCATATTTCTCACGTGACTCTTTCATCACATCAATGTAATCATTTTGGTAGCACACCGTGATTTCCGGATGCTCATGAACCCATTTCGGGAAGAAAATAATCCCGTGCATCCGTTTTTCATTCGGCATAAAGTTTAATGAAACGTCTGTGCCTGTCGGTTCAGTCCATGACACTTTATATACGCCTTCTGTCAGCTTTACGATATTCACTTCTTGGTCGCGCACCCAGCGGCCGCCTACCATTCCGCTATGAATCCGATAGTCGATCGTATGATCATTTTTAATATAAATTTCATACTCCCAGCCGTTTTCATACGTGTAAATCATATGGCTTCCGATAAAGTTTTCCATGCTAACTCACTCTCCATATTATTATTATTGAACTTCATAAATATCCAACCGAATGTCATCCG is a window encoding:
- a CDS encoding polysaccharide biosynthesis protein, whose amino-acid sequence is MTYRRRLSMIFALDTYLVLLSVVIGYQFFEDSYHFYDSGALLLTAVSMLISHHVCAFMFHQYKQVWTYTGIGELLALLKGITLSAAVTAAVQYGVFHTILFRLLAVSWMVQLLFIGGSRMISRVLKETIGKKQNDSSRALIIGAGAGGTLLARQLTQKNDLGIMPVAFIDDDQTKHKLEIMGLPVIGGKESILPAVQRLRIHHIIIAIPSLRTHELQTLYKECVQTGAHIKIMPQFDEILLGTQAAGHIRDVNAEDLLGRKPVTLDTSKISDSIKGKTILVTGAGGSIGSEICRQISSFRPREIVLLGHGENSIYSVHGELSARFGKEVLFHAEIADIQDRDKIFTLMKKYEPHVVYHAAAHKHVPLMEHNPEEAVKNNILGTKNVAEAADMCGTETFVLISSDKAVNPANVMGATKRFAEMVIMNLGKISRTKFAAVRFGNVLGSRGSVIPIFKKQIAKGGPVTVTHPAMTRYFMTIPEASRLVIQAGALAKGRQIFVLDMGEPVKIVDLAKNLIHLSGYTTEQIPIEFSGIRPGEKMYEELLNHNEVHTEQIFPKIHIGKAVDGDWAVLIRFMEEFSRLPEEELRKRLFEAIESVHEEAAAGV
- a CDS encoding glycosyltransferase family 4 protein: MTKKVLFCATVDYHFKAFHLPYFQWFQDMGWEVHVAAGGDMNLPFVNEKFSVPIRRSPFHPENLSVYRRLKRLIQDNGYDMIHCHTPVGGVLARLAARQARQKGTKVLYTAHGFHFCEGAPLKNWLLYYPIEKFLSSYTDCLITINEEDYERAKQMKKTDCDAKKIHGIGVDTDRFRPVSRAESERLREKHGFTAGEFILVYPAELNSNKNQGILIEAAALLKNSIPELKLVFAGEGAMEESYRKKAESLGVSDIVRFYGFCRDIHELIQLADLSVASSIREGLGMNVLEGMAAEKPAVAADNRGHREIIEDGVNGFLVPAGDSAAFADRIGKLYRSPGLRKAMGQKGRRTAECFSETRTVKEMEHIYAGYMDKKEKSV
- the slrR gene encoding HTH-type transcriptional regulator SlrR, translated to MIGRIIRLYRRRKGYSINQLAVEAGVSKSYLSKIERGVHSNPSIQFLKKVSATLQVDLTELFDAETMLHHMGDTEDEWRIHLVQAVQSGMPKEELFTFTNKLTEKRPEPAPYRNRKLTESNIEEWKALMQEAKELGLSVQEVRSFLERKRY
- a CDS encoding YveK family protein yields the protein MNENMSFKELFDIIKRRFLLIFIMTAVVTLVTGYIQFRVISPVYQASTQVLIHETSGEKKSNLSDIQLNLHYNNTFQTIMKSPVVIEKVKRKLHLSETASALKAKITTSSETDSEIITAAVQDENPKQAAAIANTLMKTFKKEVRDRMNIKGVIVLSEAKASESPMVKPSRIRNIMMAFGAALMAGVTLAFFLHFLDETVKSERQLSEKTDLPVLGVVYDIKNQKTRSDEKHFGE
- a CDS encoding glycosyltransferase family 2 protein, producing MNAGAQPKISVIMGIYNCEQTLAESIESILSQSYKNWELIMCDDASTDGTYQIARRYADHYSDRITLIQNRTNQRLAASLNRCLTYASGDYIARQDGDDISAPRRLEKQAAFLNKHAHYQVVGTGMLVFDEFGVRGARLLPPVPKPEIMAKGTPFCHGTIMMRAEAYKALGGYRSVRRTRRMEDIDLWLRFFEEGFRGYNLQETLYKVREDSDAFKRRSFTYSIDNAVLVFQACRRLKLPFSHYVYIAKPLIRAITPPAVMNRYHKNRDIRQKEGLAEHD
- a CDS encoding glycosyltransferase family 1 protein; protein product: MTDTPVRVLHIFSGMNRGGAETMMMNLYRKMDRTKVQFDFLTHRNDPCAYDEEILTLGGRLFYVPSIGSTNPITFVKQVKRVIQEKGPFAAVHAHTDFQSGFIALAARLAGVPVRICHSHSTSWRGRSSRLAGMQLFVFRRMITANATALCACGEEAGRFLFGKEKDVHLLPNGIDLDLFAGGRADTESEKRKRGIAGGRLAIGHIGRFTEEKNHQFLLRLAADMKERGIGFQLILAGDGPLRTDMEKLAEKLGLDDDVRFIGVEERVHDLLKTLDVFVMPSLYEGLPVTLVEAQASGVPCVISDGITEEADAGLGLVSRLSLKEPPEQWASAILRAAETPVPDKARIKETLGRLGYDAGENAGAIMKLYNMNCEKEQ
- a CDS encoding CpsD/CapB family tyrosine-protein kinase; this encodes MGFRKKKSRRGLAQISVLHHKSLVAEQYRTIRTNIEFSSVQTHLRSILVTSSVPGEGKSFSAANLAAVFAQQEKKVLLVDADLRKPTIHETYQLENVQGLTNVLVGNASLGETVQKTLIDNLYVLTSGPTPPNPAELLSSKAMGELIQEMYSRYSLVIFDSPPLLAVADGQVLANQTDGSVLVVLSGKTKMDTVQKAKDALQQSKAKLLGALLNKKKIKKTEHYSY